In one window of Lepus europaeus isolate LE1 chromosome 14, mLepTim1.pri, whole genome shotgun sequence DNA:
- the LOC133773737 gene encoding large ribosomal subunit protein eL37-like yields MTKGTSLFGKRHNKTHTLCHRCGSKAYHLQKSTCGKSGYPAKRKRKYKWSAKAKRRNTTGTGRMRHLKIVYRRFRHGFHEGTTPKPKRAAVAASSSF; encoded by the coding sequence ATGACGAAGGGGACGTCATTATTTGGAAAGCGTCACAACAAGACGCACACGCTGTGCCACCGCTGCGGCTCTAAGGCCTACCACCTTCAGAAGTCGACGTGTGGCAAAAGTGGCTACCCTGCGAAGCGCAAGAGAAAGTATAAGTGGAGTGCCAAGGCTAAAAGACGAAATACCACTGGGACTGGTCGGATGAGGCACCTAAAAATTGTATACCGCAGATTCAGGCATGGATTCCATGAAGGAACAACACCTAAACCCAAGAGGGCAGCCGTTGCAGCATCCAGTTCATTTTGA